A single genomic interval of Peribacillus sp. FSL H8-0477 harbors:
- a CDS encoding YveK family protein: MKGSYEFNKGVPSNPKEINLAELLIIIKKRLWIIILIGVIFASAGYYRTLDATPLYSTTARIIMEAKEAEMKTLQVIIKDVTVLQKVVDELNLPLSPEALAGSITVESVESSQVVSISVVYPEPILAAEIANTTARIFKEEAPTIIGFEKVRILSPAKVNENPINTQNGTPIKFAVVGIAVGIGVAFLLNVFDYTIRNEQEIEEELGFVVIGQISKMNKKNSRDKKYSPEEKNNQTYSAGEKLRGEPGGVKAFNK, encoded by the coding sequence ATGAAGGGTTCGTATGAATTTAATAAAGGGGTTCCTAGTAATCCGAAGGAAATAAATTTAGCAGAATTACTTATCATTATTAAAAAGCGTCTATGGATCATCATTTTAATTGGCGTGATTTTTGCATCGGCAGGCTATTATCGAACGTTAGATGCGACACCACTTTATTCGACAACGGCACGGATTATTATGGAGGCTAAAGAAGCTGAAATGAAAACCTTGCAAGTAATTATTAAAGATGTTACCGTACTTCAAAAAGTAGTCGATGAATTGAACTTGCCGCTATCTCCAGAAGCATTAGCTGGCAGTATTACTGTAGAAAGTGTCGAAAGTTCTCAGGTTGTCAGTATCAGTGTAGTTTATCCAGAACCGATACTAGCAGCAGAGATTGCGAATACGACAGCAAGAATTTTTAAAGAAGAAGCACCGACTATTATTGGTTTTGAAAAAGTTCGTATATTATCACCTGCAAAAGTAAATGAAAATCCAATTAATACACAAAATGGTACACCCATAAAATTTGCAGTCGTTGGGATAGCTGTTGGAATAGGGGTTGCTTTTTTACTAAATGTATTTGACTATACGATTCGAAATGAACAGGAAATTGAAGAAGAATTAGGATTTGTAGTGATAGGCCAAATCTCAAAGATGAATAAAAAAAATTCAAGAGATAAGAAATACTCACCTGAAGAAAAAAATAATCAAACGTACTCTGCAGGTGAAAAGTTGAGGGGTGAACCAGGTGGCGTCAAAGCATTTAACAAATAA
- a CDS encoding uracil/xanthine transporter: MSRTGNTTDFLAGLQWLFFMFANTVVIPLTIGEAFDLSSMEVASALQRSFIFTGAACMLQVLFGHKYPLMEGHSGIWWGAILSLAASASSAGMTTAEAGGGLAVGIILSGVLTVVLGALGMGEVLKKLFKPVVMSTVLFLLASQLITIFAKGMLVLSTGDQIDLPTAGLSFVIILLVAWITIKGPASMRNFAILIGMVFGWIVYALLFPAVPDETSQSTQLVNLFPWGKPSFSLGLIMMAVVTGLVNTSNTMASIKGIEPLINKKTTQKQYKSSFVVTGLSSVVAGLFGLVPYGPYISSLGFLQSTQIYRRLPLIIGSSLFILLGLVPSLGHFFSTLPVSVGNAVLFVAYLQLFSGALTNLSGITFTSKTIYRISAPVLLGIAIMNIPSETFSSLPFLIRPLLSNGLLVGILLAIILENVIDWSKFEGKEASKGEV; the protein is encoded by the coding sequence ATGTCTCGCACCGGAAATACAACTGATTTTTTAGCTGGACTGCAATGGCTCTTTTTTATGTTTGCTAATACGGTCGTTATCCCGCTGACGATTGGTGAGGCGTTTGATTTGTCGTCTATGGAAGTGGCGAGCGCTTTGCAGCGGTCGTTTATTTTTACAGGAGCTGCTTGTATGCTTCAGGTTCTATTTGGTCATAAATATCCGCTGATGGAAGGCCATTCAGGAATTTGGTGGGGTGCCATCTTAAGCCTTGCTGCTTCCGCTTCCTCTGCTGGGATGACGACAGCAGAAGCAGGAGGAGGCCTTGCTGTCGGCATTATCCTGTCGGGTGTCCTCACTGTTGTTCTTGGAGCACTCGGAATGGGTGAAGTGTTGAAAAAACTCTTTAAACCAGTGGTAATGAGTACCGTCCTTTTTCTACTTGCGAGTCAACTAATTACCATTTTTGCCAAAGGCATGCTCGTCCTTTCTACAGGTGATCAAATCGATCTTCCGACGGCAGGGCTATCATTCGTCATCATCCTGCTTGTTGCCTGGATTACCATCAAAGGACCAGCGTCCATGCGGAACTTTGCCATTTTAATTGGAATGGTCTTTGGTTGGATAGTTTATGCATTGCTTTTTCCCGCAGTACCAGACGAAACAAGTCAATCAACACAGCTAGTTAATCTGTTCCCTTGGGGAAAGCCAAGCTTTAGTTTAGGCTTGATCATGATGGCAGTCGTCACAGGGTTAGTGAATACCTCAAATACAATGGCTTCCATCAAAGGGATAGAACCGCTTATCAACAAAAAGACTACCCAAAAACAATACAAAAGCTCGTTTGTCGTAACGGGATTGTCGTCTGTTGTTGCTGGTTTATTCGGTCTTGTGCCATATGGACCCTATATATCTTCGCTGGGTTTTTTACAATCCACACAAATCTATAGACGACTTCCGCTGATAATAGGGAGTTCTCTATTTATCTTACTGGGCTTGGTTCCATCACTCGGACATTTTTTCTCCACCTTGCCTGTTAGTGTAGGAAATGCGGTGTTATTTGTTGCCTACTTGCAGCTGTTCTCTGGGGCACTCACCAACCTAAGTGGCATCACCTTTACATCAAAAACCATTTACCGAATATCAGCACCAGTTTTGCTGGGAATCGCGATTATGAATATACCGTCTGAAACATTCAGCTCATTGCCTTTCCTAATCCGTCCATTACTCAGTAACGGCCTGCTCGTTGGGATCTTACTAGCTATTATTTTAGAGAATGTTATCGATTGGTCGAAATTTGAGGGGAAAGAAGCAAGTAAAGGAGAAGTTTAG
- a CDS encoding glycerophosphodiester phosphodiesterase, translated as MGIGILTAGLILQGTAMGVSANSGGPHHEHSDKKIMNVSHRGASGYAPEHTIPAYQLGEQLKGDYIEIDLQMTKDGQLIAMHDESVDRTTDGTGRVKELTLAEVKQLDAGSWFNEKYPQYAKTEYKGLQVPTLEEVLQEFGKQANYYIETKSPEVYPGMEAKLLDVLEDNKMIDKKGRTKNVLIQSFSQESLLTVHSLNANLPLVQLISYQSPAVITDDELETIAQYAIGVGPNFARIDEQYVQTVRNHDLQIHPYTVNTQEEMRRALDWGVTGLFTNFPDLFHEVIKDFKKR; from the coding sequence ATGGGGATAGGGATTCTGACTGCAGGGTTGATTTTACAAGGTACAGCAATGGGTGTTTCGGCAAATAGCGGCGGGCCGCATCATGAACATTCGGATAAGAAGATTATGAATGTGTCACATCGAGGTGCTTCGGGATATGCTCCAGAACATACGATTCCGGCTTATCAATTGGGTGAGCAGTTAAAGGGAGACTATATTGAAATAGATCTTCAGATGACGAAGGATGGGCAGTTAATTGCGATGCATGATGAATCCGTTGATCGAACAACAGATGGCACAGGACGAGTGAAAGAGCTAACGTTAGCGGAAGTTAAGCAACTGGATGCAGGTTCTTGGTTTAATGAAAAATATCCGCAGTATGCCAAGACCGAGTACAAAGGGTTACAGGTTCCTACGCTGGAAGAGGTATTGCAAGAGTTTGGCAAACAAGCAAACTATTATATCGAAACAAAGTCACCTGAGGTTTATCCAGGAATGGAAGCTAAACTCTTAGATGTTTTAGAAGATAACAAAATGATTGATAAAAAGGGTCGTACAAAAAATGTTCTGATTCAATCATTCAGTCAAGAAAGTTTGTTGACGGTACATAGCCTGAACGCCAATCTGCCGCTCGTACAACTTATCTCGTATCAAAGCCCAGCTGTAATCACGGATGATGAATTGGAGACGATTGCACAATATGCGATAGGTGTGGGGCCAAACTTTGCTAGAATCGATGAGCAGTATGTTCAAACCGTCCGAAACCATGATCTTCAAATCCATCCATATACAGTGAATACGCAGGAAGAGATGAGACGGGCACTTGATTGGGGAGTGACCGGACTATTCACGAATTTTCCCGATTTATTTCACGAAGTCATAAAAGACTTCAAGAAAAGATAG
- a CDS encoding polysaccharide biosynthesis protein, giving the protein MTSQQRLFFVVLVDSCIVLSAIFAGRFLVDATIYVVTIPLIVSSLTILISHHVFSIQFKLYKKAWEYASISELLLIFKTVTASILVTSIVQFAVLQEVYFRLLAVTWLLHMLFIGGSRFCWRIYRDRYLAKEQNRKRTLIIGAGSAGTMIARQLLKKNESDLLPVAFIDDNRRKHGLDIYGIPVVGGVSKIVETIQNYSIERIIIAIPSLNKQQINTIYTECAKTDAKTQTLPMIEHLLTGQLSVNKLRDIQVEDLLGRKTVELDIDGISEYVTNKVILVTGAGGSIGSEICRQICQFTPQKVILLGHGENSIYSIEMELREIYKQTHIEFLPEIADVQDFKKMMMVMEIYKPDVVYHAAAHKHVPLMENNPEEAVKNNLIGTTNVAQAASWNGVGIFVMISSDKAVNPTSVMGATKRLAEMAIQDMDQKSATKLVAVRFGNVLGSRGSVIPLFTKQIERGGPVTVTHPDMVRYFMTIPEASRLVIQAGALASGGEIFVLDMGEPVKIVDLAKNVIRLSGNSVEEIGISFSGIRPGEKLFEELLNKEEVHETHIYPNIYIGKTGELYQLEIEDIVNNYADWDRESLRNTLINLANHRVVPQLTLN; this is encoded by the coding sequence ATGACTAGTCAGCAGAGGCTGTTTTTCGTTGTTTTAGTCGATTCATGTATCGTACTTTCAGCTATTTTTGCAGGGCGATTTTTAGTCGATGCGACCATATATGTGGTGACCATTCCACTAATCGTCAGTTCGCTGACCATACTTATTAGTCATCATGTATTTTCGATACAATTCAAGTTGTATAAAAAAGCCTGGGAATATGCAAGTATTAGCGAATTACTTCTTATTTTTAAAACCGTAACGGCTTCTATCTTAGTTACATCGATTGTTCAATTTGCTGTTCTTCAAGAAGTATATTTCCGTTTACTCGCCGTAACGTGGCTGCTTCATATGTTATTTATCGGTGGGTCGCGGTTTTGTTGGAGAATATACAGAGATCGATACCTAGCTAAAGAGCAAAATCGGAAACGAACGCTTATTATCGGTGCTGGCTCTGCAGGGACCATGATTGCCCGTCAATTGTTGAAAAAGAACGAGTCAGATTTACTGCCTGTTGCCTTTATTGATGACAATAGAAGAAAGCACGGTCTTGATATTTATGGCATTCCAGTTGTTGGTGGTGTTAGTAAGATTGTCGAAACGATACAGAATTATAGTATTGAACGAATTATCATAGCAATCCCATCCTTAAATAAACAGCAGATAAACACCATCTATACCGAGTGTGCGAAAACAGATGCGAAAACACAAACATTGCCAATGATTGAACATCTTCTTACAGGACAACTATCCGTAAATAAATTACGAGATATTCAGGTAGAGGATTTATTGGGCAGGAAAACAGTTGAGTTGGATATCGACGGAATTTCTGAATATGTCACGAACAAAGTCATATTAGTCACTGGTGCTGGCGGATCAATTGGTTCAGAAATCTGCCGTCAAATTTGTCAATTTACTCCTCAAAAAGTCATTTTACTGGGACATGGTGAAAATAGTATTTATTCCATCGAAATGGAGCTAAGAGAGATATATAAACAAACTCACATTGAATTTCTGCCAGAAATAGCAGATGTGCAAGATTTTAAGAAAATGATGATGGTAATGGAAATCTATAAACCGGATGTTGTTTACCATGCGGCGGCCCATAAACATGTTCCGCTCATGGAAAATAATCCGGAAGAAGCGGTTAAGAATAATTTAATTGGTACGACGAATGTTGCCCAAGCAGCCAGCTGGAATGGGGTCGGCATATTTGTCATGATATCAAGTGATAAAGCGGTGAATCCGACAAGTGTAATGGGGGCAACAAAAAGACTGGCAGAAATGGCAATTCAAGATATGGATCAAAAAAGCGCTACGAAATTAGTCGCAGTAAGATTTGGAAATGTTTTAGGCAGCCGGGGAAGTGTAATCCCGTTATTCACGAAACAAATTGAGAGAGGCGGACCCGTTACGGTTACGCATCCTGATATGGTTCGCTACTTTATGACGATTCCTGAAGCATCAAGACTGGTGATTCAAGCTGGCGCCTTAGCAAGCGGGGGAGAAATTTTTGTATTAGATATGGGTGAACCAGTAAAAATTGTTGATCTTGCTAAAAATGTCATTCGACTATCAGGTAATAGCGTTGAAGAAATTGGCATTAGCTTTTCAGGAATACGACCAGGGGAAAAGTTATTTGAAGAACTGCTAAATAAAGAGGAAGTTCACGAAACACATATCTATCCGAATATTTATATTGGTAAAACAGGAGAGCTTTATCAACTCGAAATAGAGGATATTGTAAATAATTACGCAGATTGGGACAGAGAATCCTTGCGAAATACATTGATCAACTTAGCTAATCATCGTGTGGTTCCACAACTAACCTTAAATTAA
- the galU gene encoding UTP--glucose-1-phosphate uridylyltransferase GalU, with protein MKIRKAIIPAAGLGTRFLPATKAMPKEMLPIVDKPTIQYIVEEAIESGIEDIIIVTGKGKRAIEDHFDHSFELEQNLYERGKFALLEEVRKSSKLVDIHYIRQKEPKGLGHAVWCARKFIGDEPFAVLLGDDIVTAEKPCLKQMIEQYDLYQSSILGAQTVPQDEVSRYGIIDGHSFNDRIYSVNHLVEKPKQEDAPSNLAIMGRYILTPKIFDILGSQQPGAGGEIQLTDAISALNEFENVYAYDFEGTRYDVGEKFGFIQTTIEMALQRTELRKDILNYLSAVVKRETIQNRMDG; from the coding sequence ATGAAAATTAGAAAAGCAATCATCCCTGCAGCGGGTTTAGGAACTAGGTTTCTTCCAGCAACAAAGGCTATGCCCAAGGAAATGTTACCGATTGTTGATAAACCAACCATCCAATATATTGTAGAAGAAGCTATCGAATCAGGCATTGAGGACATCATCATTGTCACGGGAAAAGGAAAAAGAGCGATTGAAGATCATTTTGATCATTCATTTGAATTGGAACAAAATCTCTATGAACGCGGAAAATTTGCCTTGTTAGAAGAAGTTCGAAAATCATCCAAACTAGTGGATATTCACTATATCCGCCAAAAAGAACCAAAAGGCTTGGGACATGCTGTTTGGTGTGCACGGAAATTTATCGGGGATGAGCCATTCGCTGTTTTATTAGGTGATGATATCGTCACTGCTGAAAAACCTTGTCTGAAACAAATGATTGAACAATACGATTTATATCAGTCATCGATCCTAGGTGCACAAACTGTTCCTCAAGATGAAGTCTCACGCTACGGAATAATTGATGGGCATTCGTTCAATGATCGCATCTATAGTGTGAACCATTTAGTAGAAAAACCAAAACAAGAAGACGCGCCGTCTAATCTAGCTATCATGGGAAGATACATACTAACACCAAAGATCTTTGACATTCTCGGCAGCCAACAGCCTGGTGCAGGTGGTGAGATTCAACTGACTGATGCCATTTCTGCCTTAAATGAGTTTGAAAATGTTTATGCGTATGACTTTGAAGGAACACGATATGATGTTGGTGAAAAGTTTGGTTTCATACAAACAACAATTGAAATGGCTTTACAGCGGACAGAGTTACGAAAAGATATCTTGAACTATCTCTCCGCTGTAGTAAAAAGAGAAACCATCCAAAATAGAATGGATGGTTGA
- a CDS encoding CpsD/CapB family tyrosine-protein kinase codes for MASKHLTNKRNLVTYTNPDSIISEQFRTIRTNIKFSSLEKKVTTIQITSPNDGDGKTTTAANLAISMAQHKEKVLLIDANLRNPSVHLVFKMSNNVGLTTFLLDTASDLEELVKHTGIGELDVLTSGPVPINPSEIIGSSMMQELLTSAALSYDCIIIDSPSILEVTDAKILANFCDSIILVFNHGKTNMKQAYTTKRILDFAENKIVGVILNDNVRKMKVKLF; via the coding sequence GTGGCGTCAAAGCATTTAACAAATAAACGGAATCTAGTAACTTATACAAATCCGGATTCAATTATTTCAGAGCAATTTAGAACAATCCGGACTAATATCAAGTTTTCTTCACTTGAAAAAAAGGTTACGACTATTCAAATCACTTCTCCAAATGATGGGGATGGAAAAACGACAACAGCAGCTAACTTAGCTATTTCCATGGCCCAGCACAAGGAAAAGGTGTTATTGATTGATGCTAACTTGAGAAATCCATCCGTACACCTAGTTTTTAAGATGTCCAATAATGTTGGACTGACAACTTTTCTTTTAGATACAGCTAGCGATTTAGAGGAACTTGTCAAACACACTGGAATTGGAGAGTTAGATGTATTAACCAGCGGGCCAGTCCCGATAAATCCTTCGGAAATTATTGGTTCATCGATGATGCAAGAACTGTTGACTAGTGCAGCTCTTTCCTATGATTGCATTATCATTGATTCTCCCTCTATTTTAGAAGTAACCGATGCAAAAATTTTAGCCAATTTTTGTGACAGCATAATCCTTGTGTTCAATCATGGTAAAACCAATATGAAACAAGCCTACACCACCAAGAGGATTCTTGACTTCGCTGAAAACAAGATAGTAGGCGTTATTTTAAATGACAATGTACGGAAAATGAAGGTTAAGCTATTTTAA